Within the Hirundo rustica isolate bHirRus1 chromosome 20, bHirRus1.pri.v3, whole genome shotgun sequence genome, the region TCCTCTcgtggggtttgtttttcacGATTAGGGACAGCACCACATGCCTTATTGGTCTGTGAGTTTCACATCTATGATCAAAAACAAATGCAAGAAGACAAGCGTACCAGAAATCTGCAACTGCTTCTTCTTTAGGCCAAAAATCAAAGTATTTAAATCACAGCATTACAGAAATAGTTTAGAATATGAAGCAGAGCGTGCACGGTttgcaagaaataaaacatacacacacagcaAAATGGGCCCAATCCTTAAAAGTTTGAAAAGATAAAACTCCCAGTGAGAAAGTCTCTTTCAAAGTAAAAGCATCTAAAGGCATTGTCCCAATGCTATCAAATTAGGTACAGCTGCTTTCAGCTTCTGGAAACACTcacagggaaataaataattccaaAAATAAGAGCAAAACATATCGTACCTCAAGGCTGGTGATGTTATCTCCTTCATCCGTGTCTGTAGGTGCAGCAGGggcaaagacaaaaacaaagacAGGAGGCTGAGTTAAGAGATTACCACAGCTTCCGATCCCAACTCTTGAACAACACAAGAGGAACAAcagtttttttaactttatcaTCCCTTCATCTCTGTGCCGagcaacaaaacccagcagttAAGTGCTGGCGGACGGGACTTTTCCCGAAGAAACTTCTCCATAACCACGGGAATTTAAGCAGGAACTCCCCGGGAGCCTCCACAAGGTGCCACAGCCCGGTGGCACAGCCAgacccatccctgctccctcaggaGAGCAAACACCGCAAACACTGCCCCGCGGGACGGGCACTGCCCGGGGACAGCAGCGGCACTGCCGGGGCACCGGCCGGGCACCGACCGCCAGGACAGCCCCGGTCACTCTCCGGGTCACCCTCCCGGCCAGCCCCGGCTGCTCTGCCCGGCCCCGTTTCGCCAGGTTCCAGCTCGGGACACGGGCACCGAGCAGGAAAACAACAACCTCCTCACGCCGGGCCTCGGGCACCGGCAGCGGCCGGAGGCACCGCGCGGCTGCACAAGCCCGCCAggcccgggtcccgccgccgcTCCAGCGATCCCCGGCACCCTctcacctgctcctgcccccgCCATCATCccgctgctggtgctggtgccggtgccggtgccggccCTTGTCCCGCCCGGCCAGTGGAGGCTCCCCGGGCCGGGGGCGAAGGGCGCTGAGCGCAGACCCCGCCCGCCTCCGCCAGGGGGCGCGGCCGCTCCAGGCCCCGCCCACGCCGCGGCCGCTCGCTGCTGATTGGCGGGAAAAGCCCCCTCAGAGCCGATCGGCGCGCGTGCCGCCTGGGGCAGTATCGGCGCTGCGGATTGgctggcccggcccggccaaTGGGAGCAGGCGCTGTTGGGGTGTGTGGAGGCGGGAGTGCGGTGGGGCTGCTCCGGTTCGTGAGGGGGACCGGGTCCCGGCGTGCTTCGGGGAAGTCTCGGTGCGCGCAGGGACGGACTCCACCTCGGCTGAACCCCCCGGGACTCGCTCCTGCTTTCCTAATTCCTCGGTGCCTGCGGGGACCGGTCTGGTCTCTGTGAGCTCCCGGCTGCCCTCAAGGACCGGcccggctccggccccgctGAGCCCCCTGTGCCCGGCATGGGGCTGCTGGCCCAGCTAGTCCGTGGGCTGGTGCGCGGCGCCGACCGCGTGTCGCCGTTCACTAGCAAGCGCGGACCCCGGAGCCACAACAAGGGCCGCGGTGCCAAGAAGCTGGGCGTGCTCACCCGCAACAAGAAGTTCCTCCTCGTCAAGGAGATGGTGCCCGAGTTCGTCGTGCCTGACCTGACGGGCTTCAAGCTGCGGCCCTACGTGTCGTACCGCGCCGCCGAGGGCTCCGAGCCTCCCATGACGGCCAAGCAGCTGTTCGACGAGCTGGTGGCTCCGCGCATCGAGAAGGACGTGAAGGACGGCACATTCGACCCCAACAACCTGGAGAAGTACGGCTTCGAGCCCACGCAGGAGGGCAAGCTCTTCCAGCTCTTCCCCAAGAACTATGTGCGGTAGGAAGCGGGCAGTGATACCGCCGGCCAACACGGGACAGGCGCCGTCACTGAACATTAAAGCAAATCCTTCTACCTTGTTCCTCTGTAATATCTGATTTAAATCCTGGGGGGAGTCTGTGGTTTGATTTCCCATCCATGACTGGTAGTTCCTCTGGGAAGCAGTTGTGCCTGGTGAGCAGAGCCCTCTCAGGGGGTTCTGAAGGTGAGAGGTCTGTGACGTTTCTAAATACAAAGTACTGCAAAGTTGAAgaattaaactttaaaaattaaattaagactGAGAACGTTCACTTTGAGAGAGAAGAAGCAAGTTTAGTGGATGGTCTGTGAGCACTTAGTCTGTGATAAGGGCTGACAGATGAGTCCTTACGGTGGTGCTTAAAGCCCCACATTTTCGGGGCTGGGCACCGCTGTGATGGAGTGGGGGTGCTGCAGACCCAAATCACAGAAGGATGAGTTGTGATCAGGGGTCAGCCACAGTAGGGATGGGGAAGGCACAGCTTCTCTAACTGAACTCTGCATTTTTCACCTCCTGTGAAGCTGATCAGAAGTTACACACAAGTGGCTGTTTACTGCCTTGGTTGCTGCTGGTGTTTGGCAGCCCTTCCCTTCTGAGAcctgctgcccagccagggcGCTTTGCAGGTGGCTGGAGAGAGGTGCAGGACTGGAGAGCAGGAGATCCTGTGCCCTATGATGCCAATTCCAGCTTGATCTTGACTGCATCATTTGCCTCATACCCCATGTGAAGGCAGATAGTAAGTGGGTCTCCTCATTTCTCTGAGCAAAGCAAGGCCTGGCCTAAAGCAGGCTGGTCCCTGGTAACGCCACTCCAGCTTCGCTGCCCtcaggctgtttcctctcagtCTCAGAGGGCAGTAAAAGGCAGTACAACCTTTAAAACATAGTCATGGGCAGATACTGGGACACACCCTCTGTTTTCCTAGGAAACTGGGTTGTCCTCTGACTCCCAAAGAACATTCACCCCTCAGAGCCGGAGCCATCCCACACCAGGGCAGAATGTCCTAAGGACTGTCAAgtcatttgatttttaaaactcaacaacaacaacaaagataAATTACTtatattggttttattttagaaagatcCAAAAATagcatgttttttctttagcaAAAGCACTTGTTTTCATTACTAATGGGAATCTTCATGTAACAGTGCTCCAGAATGTTTGCTAAAATACACATTCACCCTTGAGAAGGGGGTTTGAAAGCAGCAAAGTTTTCATCTGCTGGACCTCGTTTAGTTGCAGCACTGTTACACAGAGACCTGTTGCTGGTGTTTCTTTCCCTCCAGATAACTCATTCTTCAGGACCCTCAAAGACAAACCCTGCAAGCTAAAAGTTACTGATCTAGTTTaagctggtttttttgtttctaggAATAGAGATAATGTTCCAGAAAGAGTGTTTTGCTGatattttacagtgaaaaaaagagagctaATGGAGCAACCATGAGAAATCCTGCAGCCATTCCTGGAGGTAGTTAGGGAAATGCTGTTATGATTTTggtttctgtatttattttaaacttaaaaagaTGTCAAGAAACACCGTTTATACTTTTTGGAGATTTTGATCTTAAAGCTGTTCACCTTTTAAAAACTGAGCGTGACTTTGGACCTAAATGTGGCTCTGGAGAGCAGAAAGCATGAGCTGGGTACTGAGAGGCCATGTGGGGTGGCTGAGTGGCACAAGAACATGGTGGGGTCACTACAGGATTTATCTGAAGCAGGATTTGCTCAGCTGGGAACGATGAAGGAGTCTGCCATCAGGTGATGAGTctgataaatgatggagaaGCACCAGGATTCTCACAAGGAGGATCCCACAGCACTTCCCATCACACCAGGCAGTCTGCACTTCTTTCTGTTAAATATCACTGAGCACATTGCACTGTGTCTGGCCTGGCTGAGCTCTTCTCCAGGGACGCACCCATCACACAGCCAAGCCTCTGCTCAGGGGCTTTTCTGAGACTTTCAGGAAACCTTCTGATCACTTACTGggtctgcacagcagcacagccaggtctGGTTTgtgagggaagaaggagaattTCCATTGTGAAATGCAAACCAGCCTTGAAAGGATTCAGATCCGAGGTacaaagcagcagcctgtgagAGGAGGGCTGTTCCACTTGGAACTAGGTCATTAAGGGAAAAACTAAATAAACCTGTCCGGGCATGACCACCGGCCTCTAAGCAAAAGCTTCCATCtgtgctgaaaataaaacaccagGAATTCCATCAGTGTTGGCCTTGAAGGACTCTCAAGCTCAACAGTAAGATGGGAAAGCCCAGCAGAAGTTAGGGCATTAAGTTCAGCTGTCACTCTCAGTTCAGGAgtttctctccctcttcccttgGGACTGGTCAATGCAAACTTTCAGCTGTTCTTTCGGATGGAGATCTAGGACTTGGCACATCTGGAGGGGTCACCAGGCTCATCTCCCACTTCCAGACATGGAGGATGTTGTCATAGAAAGAACACGTGGCTACAATGCTCACTTCTTTGGGGCTGTCTGGAGACCTGGCTGAGTCACTGCCTCTGTCCAGGCCCAGTCCATTGGGTCTCTTAGCTCCTGAGTCAGAGCTGGTGGCTGACCCTGGATCTGCCCCTTGGGCAGCCAAATCTAAACTTC harbors:
- the MRPL41 gene encoding large ribosomal subunit protein mL41, which gives rise to MGLLAQLVRGLVRGADRVSPFTSKRGPRSHNKGRGAKKLGVLTRNKKFLLVKEMVPEFVVPDLTGFKLRPYVSYRAAEGSEPPMTAKQLFDELVAPRIEKDVKDGTFDPNNLEKYGFEPTQEGKLFQLFPKNYVR